One stretch of Armigeres subalbatus isolate Guangzhou_Male chromosome 2, GZ_Asu_2, whole genome shotgun sequence DNA includes these proteins:
- the LOC134209863 gene encoding uncharacterized protein LOC134209863 — MLAFIKNFLTGQTFTFLVGGTASREFAEEIGVPQGSALAVTLFLVAMNEVFGVLPANVHLFVYVDDILLVVMGDTPGRTRIRTQATVSAVHRWAASIGFIMNAGKYIRGHDCQSRHQLTGPSIRLGHDPIPNRKIVRVLRVDIDRRLTFVPHFRAVKAHQAKG, encoded by the exons atgcttGCCTTTATAAAAAACTTCCTCACCGGACAGACCTTCACGTTTCTGGTTGGCGGAACTGCGTCTAGAGAATTCGCCGAGGAGATCGGTGTCCCCCAAGGGTCGGCTCTTGCGGTCACCCTTTTTTTGGTCGCAATGAACGAGGTCTTCGGCGTCCTACCGGCGAATGTTCATCTCTTCGTCTACGTTGACGACATTCTCCTGGTCGTGATGGGTGATACTCCTGGAAGAACCAGAATAAGGACACAGGCAACGGTTAGTGCCGTTCACCGTTGGGCAGCTTCCATCGGGTTTATTATGAACGCCGGAAAATACATTAGGGGTCACGATTGCCAGAGTCGTCACCAACTTACCGGACCTTCCATCAGACTCGGCCATGATCCCATCCCGAACAGGAAAATCGTTCGCGTCCTTAGAGTGGACATCGATCGCCGATTGACCTTCGTTCCACACTTCCGGGCTGTTAAG GCACACCAGGCTAAGGGTTGA